The Nocardioides houyundeii genome includes the window GGCGACGGCAAGCCGGTGATGAACATCGAGCTGATGAAGGCGCTCGACGAGGCCATGGCCGGACGCAAGGTGACCTTCGAGTGGGTCAAGGGACACGCCGGGCACGTGCTCAACGAGCACGCGGACCGGTTGGCCAACGCGGCCTCCCTGGCGTGGAAGGGCGGTACGCCGCCGGCTCCGGGTCCCGGTTACGCCGACGCCTCCACCGCCCACCCGGCGGCGGTGCCCGGGCAGGTCGACGTCGAGCCGGACCTGTTCTCGGTCTTCGAGCCTGACCACGTGCTCGCCCCTGAGGAGGAGGTCGTCGCCCTGGAGCGCTCCCTGCTCACCGACGAGGTGCGCAGCGACCCGGCCGCCGTCGCCGCGCTCCTGCACCCCCAGTGGCAGGAGGTGGGACAGTCGGGTCGGATCTGGTCCCGCGAGGAGGTGCTCGCCGAGATCGGTCCCCTGCCCGAGACCTCCCTGGACGTGGTGTCGGTGGAGGAGGTGGCCCCGGACCTGCTGCTGCTGGTGTGGCGCAGCAGCAGCGCCAGAGGCTCCGCGATCAGGAGCTCTTGGTGGTTGCGCACCAGTTCCGGCTGGGTTCAGCGGTTTCACCACGGAACGCCCGAACCCGGCTAATGTGGTGGCCCAGACCGCAGGACCTGTGCCTGTGGCACACCTGTTCGGTTTGCTACTACGGAATGGAAATTCGATGACCGTACGTCAACTGGGTGGCGCCCTGGGCGTGCTCGGCGGGATCGTGTGGATCGCACGATGGCTCCTGGACCCTGAGTCCGGATCGGCAGACATCATGCGGTACGCCGGGTTGGGCCTGGTGCTCCTGGGCCTGGTCTGCGTGGGGCTGACCCTGGTCAAGGGCCAGGCGCTGTGGCTCGACGTGGTCGTCGGGTTCGCCTGCCCCGCCCTGTTCTGGGCCATCTACGAAGTCGTCCGCGCCGAGCTCGACGATGACTTGCTCTTCCACGGGATCCTCGGCATCGCCTGGGTGCTGGTCGGCGCCGTCCTGGTGGTCAAGGGCAAGCCGCGGGTCGACGACCGCTCGCAGGTCAACGCCTGACGGTGCGCGACCCTGGATTCCCTGCCCGATCCTCGGGTGGGGAATCTTCCATGTCTGCGCCCGGTTGTGCCCCCGGTAGTTTTTCCGTGACGAGAGGGCTGGCTGTGGACCGTGTGGCGATGATCAGCCTGCACACATCCCCGTTGGACCAGCCCGGGACCGGTGACGCGGGCGGCATGAACGTCTACGTGCTCGAGGTCGCCAAGCGCCTGGCGCGCCAGGGCGCGGCGGTGGACATCTTCACCCGGGCCACCTCCTCCACCCTCCCCGCGGTGGTCGAGGCCGCCGACGGCGTGCTGGTGCGGCACGTCGCCTCCGGCCCCTTCGAGGGACTGACCAAGGGCGAGCTGCCCGCCCAGCTGTGCACCTTCGCCCGCGAGGTGCTGCGCACCGAGACGCTGCACCCGATCGGGCACTACGACGTCGTGCACTCCCACTACTGGCTCTCCGGCCAGGTGGGTGCCCTGGCCCGGGACCGCTGGGGGGTGCCGCTGGTGCACTCCATGCACACCATGGCGAAGGTGAAGAACGCCGCGCTGGCCGCGGGCGACGCCCCCGAGCCGTCGGGACGGCTAATCGGCGAGGAGCAGGTCGTCGCTGCCGCGGACATGCTGATCGCCAACACCGAGCTCGAGGCCAGGCAGCTGGTCGACCTGTACGGCGCCGAGCCCGGCCGCGTGGAGGTCATCCACCCCGGCGTGGACCTGTCGGTGTTCGGCCGGAACCAGCCGGCGGCCGCGCGCCGCGAGCTGGGTCTGCCCCTGGACGCGCACGTGCTGCTCTTCGCCGGACGCATCCAGCCGCTCAAGGCGCCCGACGTGCTGCTGCGCGCGGTGGCGGTGCTCCTGGAGGAGGACCCCGAGCTGCGCAGCCGCCTGGTGGTCCCGATCGTCGGCGGGCCGTCCGGCTCCGGACTGGAGCACCCCGAGTCCCTGGCCCAGCTCTCCAGCGACCTCGGCCTCGACGACGTGGTGCGCTTCGTGCCGCCGGTGGACCAGAGCCGGCTCGCCACCTGGTACGCCGCCTCCACGCTGGTCGCCGTACCGTCGCACAACGAGTCGTTCGGCCTGGTCGCCGTCGAGGCGCAGGCCGCCGGTACGCCGGTGGTGGCGGCCGCCGTCGGCGGCCTGACCACGGTGGTGGACGACGGCGTCAGCGGGCTGCTGGTCGACGGGCACGACCCCCGGGACTGGGCAGCCGCGCTGCGCCGGGTGATCTGCGACCCCGCTCTGCGGGCTCGGCTCTCGGCCGGTGCGTCCGCGCAGGCCCGGATGTTCGCCTGGGAGCGCACCGCCCAGCTCACCCTGGAGACCTACGACCGGGCCCGGTCGCTGATGAGGATGGACGTGGCAGTGTGAGCGGGGACGTGAGCGGGGACGTGAGCGGGAACGTGAGCGGGAACGTGAGCGGGAACGTGGACGGCAGCACCGCGGCGCAGGTGATCCGCGACCACCTGGCCGCCATCGAGATCGACGTCGACGAGGTGGCCCCCGGCGTCTTCTCGTTCAACCTGCCGGGGGAGAAGAAGCTCCAGACCCCGGTCCGCCTCGACGTGGGTGCGCACGCCCTCGGCGTGCACGCCTTCGTGTGCCGCAACCCGGACGAGAACCACGCGCGGGTCTACCGCTGGCTGCTGGAGCGCAACCTGCGGATGTACGCCGTCTCGTTCGCCGTGGACACCTCCGGCGACATCTACCTCGACGCCCGGCTGCCGCTGGCCTCGGTGACCGCCGACGAGCTCGACCGGCTGCTGGGTTCGGTGCTGGCCAACGCCGACGAGTCGTTCAACGCGATCCTCGAGCTCGGCTTCGCCTCCTCCATCCGCAAGGAGTGGGAGTGGCGCCGCTCGCGGGGCGAGTCCACCGCCAACCTCGAGGCCTTCAGGGGCTGGCTGGAGGCGGGGGAGAAGGAGTCCGCCGCGCCGGCCGCAGCGGCCCCGCCCGCCGACTGAGCAGCACTCCGCCGATGCACAGCACGCCGCCCACGAAGGCCAGCGGCGGCGGCACCTCCGAGAGCAGCAGCCACGCCATCAGGGCGGTGAGGAACGGCACCAGGAACGTGGTCATGGCGAACTTACCCGCGTCGGCCCGGGAGAGCGCGTAGGCCCAGGTGGTGAACGCGATGGCGCTGGGCACGACCCCCAGGTAGGTGATCCACCACAGGTCCGCGGCGCTGGCCCGACGCACGACGTCCACCAGCTGTCCGGACCAGGGCAGGCAGCCGACCATCCCCACCACGTAGTACCAGAACGTCATGTCCAGGGCCGTCATCCCGCCGCCGAGCAGCTTCTTCTGGGTCACCACCCCGACCGCGAAGCCCACGGCCGCCACCACCCCGAGCAGGACGCCGACCAGGTCGCCGTCCCCGCCCTCGGAGGTGGCCCGCCCGATGAGCACCACCCCGCCGAAGCCCACTGCCAGACCGACCACCAGCCACGGGGTGAGACGGTCCCGGAACACCACGACGGCGAGCAGCGCGACCAGGATCGGGCCGAGCTGCACCAGCAACGCCGCTGTGCCCGCGTCGATGCGTCGCTCGGCCTCGTTCAGCGCGAGGTTGTAGACCGTGATCCAGGAGACCCCGCCCAGCACCACCAGCGGCCACTCCCGCCGGCCCGGCACCCGGAACCGGCCGCGGAACCGGTC containing:
- a CDS encoding DMT family transporter, with protein sequence MVAVAVLAVLVRAQDRFRGRFRVPGRREWPLVVLGGVSWITVYNLALNEAERRIDAGTAALLVQLGPILVALLAVVVFRDRLTPWLVVGLAVGFGGVVLIGRATSEGGDGDLVGVLLGVVAAVGFAVGVVTQKKLLGGGMTALDMTFWYYVVGMVGCLPWSGQLVDVVRRASAADLWWITYLGVVPSAIAFTTWAYALSRADAGKFAMTTFLVPFLTALMAWLLLSEVPPPLAFVGGVLCIGGVLLSRRAGPLRPARRTPSPPPPASP
- a CDS encoding ribonuclease HI family protein, with amino-acid sequence MTIIAAADGSALGNPGPAGWGWYVDEAHWACGGWPVGTNNMGELMAVLDLLQQTAHLDEELHVICDSTYVINSITKWMPGWKRRGWKKGDGKPVMNIELMKALDEAMAGRKVTFEWVKGHAGHVLNEHADRLANAASLAWKGGTPPAPGPGYADASTAHPAAVPGQVDVEPDLFSVFEPDHVLAPEEEVVALERSLLTDEVRSDPAAVAALLHPQWQEVGQSGRIWSREEVLAEIGPLPETSLDVVSVEEVAPDLLLLVWRSSSARGSAIRSSWWLRTSSGWVQRFHHGTPEPG
- a CDS encoding YbjN domain-containing protein — protein: MSGNVDGSTAAQVIRDHLAAIEIDVDEVAPGVFSFNLPGEKKLQTPVRLDVGAHALGVHAFVCRNPDENHARVYRWLLERNLRMYAVSFAVDTSGDIYLDARLPLASVTADELDRLLGSVLANADESFNAILELGFASSIRKEWEWRRSRGESTANLEAFRGWLEAGEKESAAPAAAAPPAD
- the mshA gene encoding D-inositol-3-phosphate glycosyltransferase; its protein translation is MISLHTSPLDQPGTGDAGGMNVYVLEVAKRLARQGAAVDIFTRATSSTLPAVVEAADGVLVRHVASGPFEGLTKGELPAQLCTFAREVLRTETLHPIGHYDVVHSHYWLSGQVGALARDRWGVPLVHSMHTMAKVKNAALAAGDAPEPSGRLIGEEQVVAAADMLIANTELEARQLVDLYGAEPGRVEVIHPGVDLSVFGRNQPAAARRELGLPLDAHVLLFAGRIQPLKAPDVLLRAVAVLLEEDPELRSRLVVPIVGGPSGSGLEHPESLAQLSSDLGLDDVVRFVPPVDQSRLATWYAASTLVAVPSHNESFGLVAVEAQAAGTPVVAAAVGGLTTVVDDGVSGLLVDGHDPRDWAAALRRVICDPALRARLSAGASAQARMFAWERTAQLTLETYDRARSLMRMDVAV